One window of Papaver somniferum cultivar HN1 chromosome 9, ASM357369v1, whole genome shotgun sequence genomic DNA carries:
- the LOC113309066 gene encoding probable 3-deoxy-D-manno-octulosonic acid transferase, mitochondrial isoform X2, producing the protein MAYRAVSYSISPFIYIQLQWRRFRGLEHPTRWRERLGHPSINRPPGPLLWFHAVSLGEGLAAIPVIRRCIQQKPNLTILMTTTTTSAFEVIKDRLPNDVLYQYAPLDTPSAMDDFLEYWNPVAVMLMESELWPNLVFGATKKGITMALLNARMSSKSFHRWSRPIVFPLISSMLSKFSLIAPLSNVEAIRYQLLQAPPFIINFAGDLKYAVDNVDISMQDNTCLEDLQQLRLDNRPVWMASSIHKGEDEVVLEVHRALMQVYPNVITIIVPRHPQLGQQMALALQKDGFNVVLRSCNEKILPSTNFYIVDTLGELRSLYRIIPVAVIGGSFLPGLAGHNVSEAAAAGCAVLTGCYVGHFSRMILEMQQINPLSVMQTDLLRNLVELFSNADALETHRMAAKQAFHALSNGVVSNVWNLINIHVIEKALPPEIK; encoded by the exons ATGGCGTACAGAGCTGTAAGTTACAGTATATCTCCATTTATTTACATCCAACTTCAATGGCGGAGGTTTAGAGGTCTTGAACATCCTACTAGATGGCGTGAACGATTAGGCCATCCTTCAATTAATCGTCCTCCTGGTCCTCTTCTCTGGTTTCACGCTGTCTCATTAG GTGAAGGATTAGCGGCAATTCCAGTGATTAGACGTTGTATTCAACAAAAGCCTAATCTTACAATTTTGATGACAACTACTACTACGTCTGCTTT TGAAGTCATTAAGGATAGGTTACCGAATGATGTCTTGTATCAG TATGCTCCCCTTGATACTCCTTCTGCAATGGATGATTTCCTTGAGTATTGGAACCCCGTCGCAGTCATGCTGATGGAAAGTGAACTATGGCCAAATCTTGTTTTTGGTGCTACAAAAAAAgga ATTACTATGGCATTGTTAAATGCTCGGATGTCTTCCAAATCCTTCCACCGTTGGTCTAGACCAATAGTGTTTCCGTTGATTTCATCGATGCTGTCGAAGTTTTCTTTGATTGCTCCACTG AGCAATGTAGAGGCAATCCGCTATCAGCTGCTGCAGGCTCCACCTTTCATTATTAACTTTGCTGGTGACTTGAAATATG ctGTTGATAATGTTGATATTTCAATGCAAGACAATACATGCTTAGAAGATCTACAACAACTACGGCTTGACAATAGGCCTGTTTGGATGGCTTCATCTATACACAAGGGTGAAGATGAAG TCGTGCTAGAGGTTCACAGAGCATTAATGCAAGTGTACCCTAATGTGATTACCATTATTGTTCCGCGCCATCCTCAGCTAGGACAACAGATGGCCCTA GCACTCCAGAAGGATGGGTTTAATGTTGTACTTAGGTCTTGTAATGAAAAGATTTTACCCAGCACAAATTTCTACATAGTGGACACATTAG GTGAACTAAGAAGCTTGTATAGGATCATTCCAGTAGCTGTAATTGGAGGTTCTTTCTTGCCTGGTTTAGCTGGTCATAACGTATCCGAGGCAGCTGCAGCTGGGTGTGCTGTCTTGACTG GGTGTTATGTTGGTCACTTCTCTCGTATGATCCTGGAAATGCAACAAATAAATCCTTTATCGGTTATGCAG ACGGACCTGTTGAGAAACCTTGTTGAGCTATTTAGTAACGCCGATGCTTTAGAGACTCATCGTATGGCTGCAAAACAAGCATTTCATGCTCTTTCAAATGGGGTTGTCTCAAATGTCTGGAATCTCATTAACATTCATGTTATAGAAAAGGCACTTCCTCCAGAAATTAAGTAA
- the LOC113309066 gene encoding probable 3-deoxy-D-manno-octulosonic acid transferase, mitochondrial isoform X1 gives MAYRAVSYSISPFIYIQLQWRRFRGLEHPTRWRERLGHPSINRPPGPLLWFHAVSLGEGLAAIPVIRRCIQQKPNLTILMTTTTTSAFEVIKDRLPNDVLYQYAPLDTPSAMDDFLEYWNPVAVMLMESELWPNLVFGATKKGITMALLNARMSSKSFHRWSRPIVFPLISSMLSKFSLIAPLSNVEAIRYQLLQAPPFIINFAGDLKYAVDNVDISMQDNTCLEDLQQLRLDNRPVWMASSIHKGEDEVVLEVHRALMQVYPNVITIIVPRHPQLGQQMALALQKDGFNVVLRSCNEKILPSTNFYIVDTLGELRSLYRIIPVAVIGGSFLPGLAGHNVSEAAAAGCAVLTGCYVGHFSRMILEMQQINPLSVMQVSGQTDLLRNLVELFSNADALETHRMAAKQAFHALSNGVVSNVWNLINIHVIEKALPPEIK, from the exons ATGGCGTACAGAGCTGTAAGTTACAGTATATCTCCATTTATTTACATCCAACTTCAATGGCGGAGGTTTAGAGGTCTTGAACATCCTACTAGATGGCGTGAACGATTAGGCCATCCTTCAATTAATCGTCCTCCTGGTCCTCTTCTCTGGTTTCACGCTGTCTCATTAG GTGAAGGATTAGCGGCAATTCCAGTGATTAGACGTTGTATTCAACAAAAGCCTAATCTTACAATTTTGATGACAACTACTACTACGTCTGCTTT TGAAGTCATTAAGGATAGGTTACCGAATGATGTCTTGTATCAG TATGCTCCCCTTGATACTCCTTCTGCAATGGATGATTTCCTTGAGTATTGGAACCCCGTCGCAGTCATGCTGATGGAAAGTGAACTATGGCCAAATCTTGTTTTTGGTGCTACAAAAAAAgga ATTACTATGGCATTGTTAAATGCTCGGATGTCTTCCAAATCCTTCCACCGTTGGTCTAGACCAATAGTGTTTCCGTTGATTTCATCGATGCTGTCGAAGTTTTCTTTGATTGCTCCACTG AGCAATGTAGAGGCAATCCGCTATCAGCTGCTGCAGGCTCCACCTTTCATTATTAACTTTGCTGGTGACTTGAAATATG ctGTTGATAATGTTGATATTTCAATGCAAGACAATACATGCTTAGAAGATCTACAACAACTACGGCTTGACAATAGGCCTGTTTGGATGGCTTCATCTATACACAAGGGTGAAGATGAAG TCGTGCTAGAGGTTCACAGAGCATTAATGCAAGTGTACCCTAATGTGATTACCATTATTGTTCCGCGCCATCCTCAGCTAGGACAACAGATGGCCCTA GCACTCCAGAAGGATGGGTTTAATGTTGTACTTAGGTCTTGTAATGAAAAGATTTTACCCAGCACAAATTTCTACATAGTGGACACATTAG GTGAACTAAGAAGCTTGTATAGGATCATTCCAGTAGCTGTAATTGGAGGTTCTTTCTTGCCTGGTTTAGCTGGTCATAACGTATCCGAGGCAGCTGCAGCTGGGTGTGCTGTCTTGACTG GGTGTTATGTTGGTCACTTCTCTCGTATGATCCTGGAAATGCAACAAATAAATCCTTTATCGGTTATGCAG GTCTCTGGACAGACGGACCTGTTGAGAAACCTTGTTGAGCTATTTAGTAACGCCGATGCTTTAGAGACTCATCGTATGGCTGCAAAACAAGCATTTCATGCTCTTTCAAATGGGGTTGTCTCAAATGTCTGGAATCTCATTAACATTCATGTTATAGAAAAGGCACTTCCTCCAGAAATTAAGTAA
- the LOC113312774 gene encoding prostatic spermine-binding protein-like → MHLQQRTDLVKNIATRPGRGGQATYLSSLEGTYMEYVVLPSSCGDYDDTYLEEEVVPSQNEDGAFVYYGDYNDQIPDNFEHAAEHVYGDGHVEDEYEHDGDDDEDDDDVEDDEEEDAYDDEDLYDDYDVESEDL, encoded by the coding sequence ATGCACCTACAACAAAGAACGGATCTTGTCAAGAACATTGCTACGCGTCCTGGTAGAGGAGGTCAGGCAACATACTTGTCTAGTTTGGagggtacatatatggaatacgtGGTACTTCCATCATCATGTGGAGATTATGATGATACATatttagaagaagaagttgttcctaGTCAAAACGAGGATGGCGCATTTGTTTATTATGGAGATTACAATGATCAAATCCCAGATAACTTTGAACATGCAGCTGAACATGTTTATGGAGACGGACATGTAGAAGACGAATATGAACATGATGGAGATGACGATGAGGACGATGACGATGTtgaggatgatgaggaggaggatgcgTACGATGATGAGGATttgtatgatgattatgatgttgagTCGGAGGATTTATGA